In the Kribbella sp. NBC_00482 genome, one interval contains:
- a CDS encoding NAD(P)/FAD-dependent oxidoreductase, with product MSVLVVGASAAGLSTVEALRRKGYQEPITVVGAEWHLPYDRPPLSKQFLCGDWDEDRTRLRPDTMLSALEAEFVLGDPAVALDGRRVHTASGRVLSADTVVIATGLTPRRLPGPELEGVHVLRTLDDAAALRKDLVEAQRVVVVGDGVLGCEIAATARKLGPAVTMAGPQAVPLESQLGPMVGGLLAELHRSEGVDLRLGTAVTGLTDVDGRVSGVQLADGDVLPADVVVVALGAVPATEWLEGSGLRIDNGVVCDAFCRAADGVFAAGDVARWQHEDSLLRLENRTNATEQAACVAANIIGDQQSYRPVPYFWTDQFATKIQVHGVPSEAAEVTVAEGNLDERRFVVHYRRDGRVVAVLGWNMPKQTRLHREHLVHA from the coding sequence GGCGCGTCCGCGGCCGGGCTGTCGACCGTGGAAGCCCTTCGGCGTAAGGGATATCAGGAGCCGATCACAGTGGTCGGCGCCGAATGGCATCTACCGTACGACCGGCCGCCGCTGTCCAAGCAGTTCCTCTGCGGAGACTGGGACGAGGACCGGACCAGGCTCCGTCCGGACACGATGCTGTCGGCGCTCGAGGCCGAGTTCGTTCTGGGCGATCCTGCGGTCGCCCTCGACGGGCGAAGGGTGCACACCGCCTCGGGACGAGTGCTGTCGGCCGACACGGTGGTGATCGCCACCGGTCTCACACCGCGTCGCCTGCCTGGTCCAGAGCTCGAAGGAGTGCATGTACTGCGGACCCTCGACGACGCGGCCGCCCTCCGTAAGGATCTCGTCGAGGCGCAGCGCGTGGTCGTCGTCGGCGACGGCGTACTCGGATGTGAGATCGCCGCGACTGCCCGGAAGCTGGGGCCGGCTGTCACGATGGCCGGCCCGCAGGCGGTGCCGCTGGAGAGTCAGCTCGGTCCGATGGTTGGCGGACTGCTCGCTGAGCTGCACAGGTCTGAAGGTGTGGACCTTCGTCTTGGTACGGCGGTGACCGGGCTGACGGACGTCGACGGTCGAGTGAGCGGCGTACAACTGGCCGACGGCGACGTACTGCCTGCGGATGTCGTGGTCGTCGCGCTAGGTGCGGTGCCGGCGACGGAGTGGCTCGAAGGCAGCGGTCTTCGGATCGACAACGGGGTGGTGTGTGACGCCTTCTGTCGCGCGGCGGACGGGGTCTTCGCGGCCGGTGATGTGGCGCGATGGCAGCACGAGGATTCCCTGCTGCGCCTGGAGAATCGGACCAACGCCACCGAGCAGGCGGCCTGTGTCGCCGCCAACATCATCGGTGATCAGCAGTCCTATCGTCCGGTGCCGTACTTCTGGACCGATCAGTTCGCCACCAAGATCCAGGTCCACGGTGTGCCGTCGGAGGCCGCTGAAGTGACCGTTGCCGAAGGCAACCTCGACGAACGCCGGTTCGTCGTCCACTACCGCCGGGACGGCCGCGTCGTCGCCGTCCTCGGCTGGAACATGCCGAAACAAACTCGCCTGCACCGGGAGCACCTGGTGCACGCGTAA
- a CDS encoding cytochrome P450, giving the protein MTTPVYPMTRAEGCPFDPPPKLRELQDEAPLVKVQVFDKTAWLVTRYADQRKLLADPRLSSDVTAPGYPSQTAMAPQSREGVGIGFILMDDPEHARLRRMVTAPFMIKRVEAMRPRVQKIVDGLIDDLLAGPKPVDLMEAFALPVPSLVICELLGVPYADHDFFQQNSKQLISLTATPEERGQAHGNLGAYLYNLVGEKLENPGDDLLSGLTERVKAGELTRQDAAGMGVLLLLAGHETTANMIALGTLALLEHPSQLTVLQETDDPKVVAGAVEELLRYLNITHNGRRRAVLEDIELDGQVIKAGEGLIFPNDIGNRDPSAFPDPDTLDLHRDARHHVAFGFGVHQCLGQPLARMELQVVYSTLYRRIPTLRRAAELDEIPFKHDGSVYGVHSLPVTW; this is encoded by the coding sequence ATGACTACTCCTGTCTATCCGATGACCCGGGCGGAAGGCTGCCCGTTCGATCCACCGCCGAAGCTGCGTGAGCTGCAGGACGAGGCGCCGCTGGTCAAGGTGCAGGTCTTCGACAAGACTGCCTGGCTGGTCACCCGGTACGCCGATCAACGCAAGCTGCTCGCCGATCCGCGGCTCAGCTCCGACGTCACCGCCCCCGGGTACCCGAGCCAGACCGCGATGGCGCCGCAGTCCCGCGAGGGCGTCGGGATCGGCTTCATCCTGATGGACGATCCCGAGCATGCCCGGCTGCGCCGGATGGTCACCGCGCCGTTCATGATCAAGCGGGTGGAGGCGATGCGTCCGCGGGTCCAGAAGATCGTCGACGGGCTGATCGACGACCTGCTGGCCGGCCCGAAGCCGGTCGACCTGATGGAGGCGTTCGCGCTGCCGGTTCCGTCGCTGGTGATCTGCGAACTGCTCGGCGTCCCGTACGCGGACCACGACTTCTTCCAGCAGAACAGCAAGCAGCTGATCAGCCTCACCGCGACGCCCGAGGAGCGGGGTCAGGCGCACGGCAACCTTGGTGCCTACCTGTACAACCTGGTCGGCGAGAAGCTCGAGAACCCGGGCGACGATCTCCTGTCCGGGCTGACCGAGCGGGTCAAGGCCGGTGAACTGACCCGGCAGGACGCGGCCGGGATGGGCGTCCTGCTGCTGCTCGCCGGGCACGAGACCACCGCCAACATGATTGCCCTCGGCACTCTTGCGCTGCTGGAGCACCCGTCGCAGCTGACCGTGTTGCAGGAGACCGATGACCCGAAGGTGGTCGCGGGTGCGGTCGAGGAACTGTTGCGGTACCTCAACATCACCCACAACGGCCGCCGCCGCGCGGTGCTCGAGGACATCGAGCTCGACGGTCAGGTGATCAAGGCCGGCGAGGGCCTGATCTTCCCCAACGACATCGGCAACCGGGACCCGTCGGCGTTCCCGGACCCGGACACGCTCGATCTGCACCGCGACGCCCGTCACCACGTGGCGTTCGGCTTCGGCGTACATCAGTGCCTTGGGCAACCATTGGCGCGGATGGAGCTGCAGGTCGTCTACAGCACCCTCTACCGCCGCATCCCCACCCTGCGCCGGGCGGCCGAGCTGGACGAGATCCCGTTCAAGCACGACGGATCCGTGTACGGCGTCCACTCGCTGCCCGTCACCTGGTAA
- a CDS encoding ferredoxin produces the protein MKIIIDQDKCVASGQCVTAAVDVFDQRDEDGIVVLLTDNPPEDLAADVHQAAAVCPALAIVVED, from the coding sequence ATGAAGATCATCATCGACCAGGACAAGTGCGTCGCGTCGGGGCAGTGTGTCACCGCGGCCGTCGACGTGTTCGACCAGCGTGACGAGGACGGCATCGTCGTACTCCTCACCGACAACCCACCCGAAGATCTGGCCGCCGACGTCCACCAGGCCGCGGCCGTCTGCCCCGCCCTCGCGATCGTCGTCGAGGACTGA
- a CDS encoding nucleoside-diphosphate sugar epimerase produces the protein MILLTGATGNVGRELAALLPEARALDRSSGADLARPETLDLEGVDSVFLIWPFLTSEGADTVLTKIAESARRVVYLSSSAVRFGADTDPITRLHADLETAVQASGLEWTILRADTFGSNALGWAGQLKAGDVVRGPDSAATAVIDPADIAAVAAAVLRDSQPGTTHTLTGPDVLSRDDQVRILGEVLGRELTFDATPFDDARTQLLADGRPPALVEALIGSAQNRPASDLVTTTVQDLTGRPARSFRAWADRNRAAFG, from the coding sequence GTGATCCTCTTGACTGGCGCGACAGGCAACGTCGGCCGCGAACTGGCCGCGCTGTTGCCGGAGGCGCGTGCCCTCGACCGCTCCTCCGGTGCCGATCTCGCCCGGCCCGAGACGCTCGATCTGGAGGGCGTCGACTCCGTCTTCCTGATCTGGCCGTTCCTCACCTCCGAGGGCGCGGACACGGTGCTGACGAAGATCGCGGAGTCTGCGCGGCGGGTTGTCTATCTGTCCTCGTCGGCAGTCCGGTTCGGGGCTGACACGGATCCGATCACGCGGCTGCACGCCGATCTGGAGACGGCCGTGCAGGCGTCAGGGTTGGAGTGGACGATCCTGCGCGCTGACACCTTTGGGTCCAACGCGCTCGGTTGGGCGGGGCAGCTCAAGGCCGGTGATGTCGTACGCGGGCCGGACAGCGCCGCCACCGCGGTGATCGACCCCGCGGACATCGCCGCGGTCGCTGCCGCCGTACTGCGTGATTCGCAGCCGGGCACCACCCACACGCTCACCGGTCCCGACGTACTCAGCCGGGACGATCAGGTGCGGATCCTCGGCGAGGTGCTCGGTCGCGAGCTGACGTTCGACGCAACCCCGTTCGACGACGCGCGAACGCAACTGCTGGCTGACGGTCGCCCGCCGGCACTCGTCGAGGCGCTCATCGGCAGCGCCCAGAACCGCCCAGCCTCCGACCTCGTCACCACGACCGTCCAGGACCTCACCGGCCGGCCCGCACGCAGCTTCCGTGCCTGGGCCGACCGGAATCGCGCCGCGTTCGGCTGA
- a CDS encoding VOC family protein, whose protein sequence is MINGAHVIIYTTDAEADRAFFRDVLEYPSVDAGYGWLIFKLPPAEVAMHPAEAASHELFLMCDNLEQTTADLSERGVEFVRPVERQPWGVLTAFRLPGGSEVGLYEPLHERAHDL, encoded by the coding sequence ATGATCAACGGAGCGCATGTGATCATCTACACCACCGACGCCGAAGCGGACCGCGCGTTCTTCCGGGACGTGCTGGAGTACCCCTCGGTGGACGCGGGCTACGGCTGGCTGATCTTCAAGCTGCCACCGGCCGAGGTTGCGATGCATCCGGCGGAGGCCGCGTCGCACGAGCTGTTCCTGATGTGCGACAACCTCGAGCAGACGACGGCAGACCTGTCCGAGCGCGGCGTGGAGTTCGTGCGACCGGTCGAGCGGCAGCCGTGGGGTGTGCTGACCGCGTTCCGGTTGCCGGGCGGGAGCGAGGTCGGGCTGTACGAGCCGCTGCATGAGCGGGCGCATGATCTCTGA
- a CDS encoding epoxide hydrolase family protein, whose product MISEFRIAVPDAEIADLRGRLEQVRWPQQLPGDGWERGVPIGYLRRVVERWAAYDWRAWEARLNAYPQYTTEIDGQTIHFLHVRSPEPDALPLLLTHGWPGSVAEFLEVLGPLTDPAAYGGDPRDAFHVVAPSVPGHGFSVPLTSGWDHARIARAWAELMRRLGYERYGAQGGDTGSVVSPLVGQVDTTHVIGVHINGGLAYPALEPGDREQLNDVERERLAAAERLRAVGTGYAELQGTRPQTVSFGLSDSPVGQLAWILEKFWEWTDPARELPEDAVDLDHLLTDVSIYWFTNTSATSANLYYENRQTVDDITPGVPTGVAVFPTDPAIRRVLERRHHIVHWSEFTQGGHFAALETPDVLTHDIRTFFRLVR is encoded by the coding sequence ATGATCTCTGAGTTCCGGATCGCTGTTCCGGACGCGGAGATCGCGGATCTGCGGGGTCGGCTCGAGCAGGTTCGTTGGCCTCAGCAACTACCTGGCGACGGGTGGGAGCGTGGGGTTCCGATCGGGTACCTGCGGCGGGTGGTCGAGCGGTGGGCGGCGTACGACTGGCGGGCCTGGGAGGCGCGGCTCAACGCGTATCCGCAGTACACGACCGAGATCGACGGGCAGACGATTCACTTCCTGCACGTGCGGTCGCCCGAGCCGGATGCGTTGCCGTTGCTGCTCACGCACGGGTGGCCGGGGTCGGTGGCCGAGTTCCTCGAAGTACTCGGGCCGTTGACCGATCCGGCGGCGTACGGCGGGGATCCGCGCGATGCGTTTCACGTCGTCGCGCCGTCCGTGCCGGGGCACGGGTTCTCGGTGCCGTTGACGTCCGGCTGGGATCACGCGCGGATCGCCCGCGCGTGGGCGGAGCTGATGCGTCGCCTGGGGTACGAGCGGTACGGCGCGCAAGGCGGCGACACGGGATCGGTCGTCTCGCCTCTCGTGGGACAGGTGGATACGACGCACGTGATCGGCGTACACATCAATGGGGGACTGGCGTATCCGGCGCTCGAACCGGGTGATCGCGAGCAGTTGAACGACGTCGAGCGGGAGCGGCTCGCGGCGGCCGAGCGGTTGCGTGCTGTCGGGACCGGGTACGCCGAGTTGCAGGGGACTCGGCCGCAGACGGTGTCGTTCGGGCTGAGCGATTCGCCGGTCGGGCAGCTGGCGTGGATTCTGGAGAAGTTCTGGGAGTGGACCGATCCGGCACGCGAACTGCCCGAGGACGCGGTCGATCTCGATCACCTGCTGACGGACGTCTCGATCTACTGGTTCACCAACACCAGCGCGACCTCCGCCAACCTGTACTACGAGAATCGGCAGACCGTCGACGACATAACGCCCGGTGTGCCGACAGGCGTCGCGGTCTTCCCGACTGATCCAGCCATCCGGCGCGTGCTTGAACGCCGGCACCACATCGTCCATTGGTCAGAGTTCACCCAAGGCGGCCACTTCGCCGCCCTCGAGACCCCCGACGTACTCACCCACGACATCCGAACCTTCTTCCGCCTGGTCCGATAG
- a CDS encoding phosphotransferase translates to MEDEALTGGMANAGAVLRRGAVVERPAPPNARAIHAHLKALADRGFDAAPIPVRISPTGREELTFIPGDVALAPYPAWALTETALFSVGALLRRLHEVSADIPLDLSADWSSDLADPQGGTLLCHNDVCVENVIFRDGRAAAVIDFDLAAPGRPIWDVAMAARYWVPMLDPESAAVSGRDHLDTMKRLRVLADGYDLTPQDRVDLPDVIEQATEVARSFVAARVADGEAAFTLALAEHGGWERWDRIQSWMAAHRTAFAHALLA, encoded by the coding sequence GTGGAGGACGAGGCACTGACCGGGGGGATGGCGAACGCGGGCGCGGTGCTGCGTCGGGGTGCGGTGGTGGAGCGGCCGGCTCCGCCCAATGCCCGTGCGATCCACGCTCATCTCAAGGCACTGGCGGACCGCGGGTTCGACGCCGCCCCCATCCCGGTACGGATCTCTCCCACGGGACGTGAGGAACTCACCTTCATTCCTGGCGATGTCGCACTGGCGCCCTATCCGGCGTGGGCACTGACGGAGACCGCTCTGTTCTCCGTGGGGGCTTTGCTGCGGCGTCTGCATGAGGTGTCCGCGGACATCCCCCTCGACCTCTCCGCGGACTGGTCCTCGGATCTGGCCGATCCGCAGGGCGGCACGCTGCTGTGCCACAACGACGTCTGCGTGGAGAACGTGATCTTCCGCGACGGACGTGCCGCTGCCGTGATCGACTTCGATCTGGCAGCACCGGGTCGGCCGATCTGGGATGTGGCCATGGCGGCCCGCTACTGGGTGCCGATGCTCGACCCCGAATCGGCGGCCGTGTCAGGGCGCGACCACCTCGACACCATGAAGCGACTCCGCGTCCTCGCCGACGGCTACGACCTGACCCCGCAGGACCGGGTCGACCTACCTGACGTCATCGAGCAGGCCACCGAGGTAGCCCGCTCCTTCGTCGCTGCCCGAGTGGCCGACGGTGAGGCGGCCTTCACCCTGGCATTGGCCGAGCACGGCGGCTGGGAACGCTGGGACCGCATCCAGTCATGGATGGCAGCCCACCGGACCGCCTTCGCCCACGCTCTCCTGGCCTGA
- a CDS encoding GNAT family N-acetyltransferase, giving the protein MLSGLTDLSRYFRFQTAIGTPPREALLLRMLCPTGTAFVATRDETIVGHAMWAWAPGESTAELAAVIAEEDQRRGLGVRMLSIAAADAIASGATHFLFVVSAANERSIRMIRRRWPDATVDRDGALLSFVAPARLPTNRTNGSTPFRPGERGRRRSGGLPSMTGCGPSVPSRRARPMPG; this is encoded by the coding sequence ATGTTGTCCGGGCTGACGGACCTCAGCCGCTACTTCCGGTTCCAGACCGCGATCGGTACGCCGCCACGCGAGGCGTTGCTGCTGCGGATGCTGTGCCCGACCGGCACCGCCTTCGTCGCGACCCGCGACGAGACGATCGTCGGCCACGCGATGTGGGCCTGGGCCCCCGGCGAGTCGACCGCCGAACTGGCGGCCGTGATCGCCGAGGAGGACCAGCGCCGCGGCCTCGGGGTCCGGATGCTGTCCATCGCCGCCGCCGACGCGATCGCGTCCGGCGCGACGCACTTCCTGTTCGTCGTCAGCGCCGCCAACGAACGCTCGATCCGCATGATCCGCCGCCGCTGGCCAGACGCAACAGTAGACCGCGACGGAGCCCTCCTGTCCTTCGTAGCTCCCGCCCGCCTACCAACAAACCGCACGAATGGCAGCACGCCGTTCAGGCCAGGAGAGCGTGGGCGAAGGCGGTCCGGTGGGCTGCCATCCATGACTGGATGCGGTCCCAGCGTTCCCAGCCGCCGTGCTCGGCCAATGCCAGGGTGA
- a CDS encoding winged helix-turn-helix transcriptional regulator, which produces MSTAVDEQMPEAMNWSTENCTISRTMDILGDKWTFHVLREIFVGVRRFEDIRARAGVPRQVLTERLAALIERGLIRRHPYRLPGQRERSEYRLTQAGLDLYPVLVAMIQWADQYLPLDSGPPIEPRHRGDCGERVTVVMQCEGGHEATPRDVAFRPGPGAQPR; this is translated from the coding sequence ATGAGTACGGCAGTGGATGAGCAGATGCCGGAGGCGATGAACTGGTCCACGGAGAACTGCACGATCTCCCGGACGATGGACATCCTCGGCGACAAGTGGACTTTTCACGTCCTGCGCGAGATCTTCGTCGGCGTCCGCCGGTTCGAGGACATCCGGGCCCGGGCCGGTGTCCCGCGTCAGGTCCTCACCGAGCGGCTCGCCGCCCTGATCGAGCGCGGTCTGATCCGCCGCCACCCGTACCGCCTGCCCGGTCAGCGCGAACGCTCGGAGTACCGGCTGACCCAGGCCGGGCTCGACCTCTACCCGGTGCTGGTGGCAATGATCCAGTGGGCCGACCAGTACCTGCCGCTCGACTCCGGCCCGCCGATCGAGCCGCGCCACCGCGGCGACTGCGGCGAGCGCGTCACGGTGGTCATGCAGTGCGAGGGCGGCCACGAGGCGACCCCACGTGACGTTGCCTTCCGCCCCGGACCGGGCGCCCAACCGCGCTGA